From the genome of Pseudonocardia sp. EC080619-01:
CGTCCGGATCGCGCTCACCGTGTCCCTGCTGCGCCGCGGCGAGTGGGGTCCCGGCGTCGCCGACCCCCAGTACGTCGCCCTCGCCTGCGACGACGTCCTCGCCACCGCGGCCGCCGCCCGCGACGCCGGGGTCCCCCTGCTGCCCGTACCGGGCAACTACCACGACGACCTCGCCGCCCGCCTCGACCTGCCCGGACCCACGATCTCCGCCTACCGCGACCTCGGTGTCCTGCACGAACGCGACGCCGGGGGCGACTACCTGCAGGTCTGTACCGAGCTGCTCGGCGGGCGCCTGTTCCTCGCCCTCGTCCAGCGCACCGGCACCCACGACGGCCACGGCTGGACCGACGCGCCCGTCCGGATGGCCGCCCACCGCCGCTCCCGGCTGGCGCGGTCACCCGCACCGTCCTGAAACGGGCCCCGGCCGCGCGGCGGCCGGGGCCCGGAGCGGATCAGGCGAACGCCTCCGGCGGCGGGCAGGAGCAGACCAGGTTGCGGTCGCCGTGCGCGCCGTCGATCCGGCGGACCGGCGGCCACACCTTGCGGTCGTGCACGCCCGGGGTCTGGCCGGCCGGGTACGCGGCGAGCTCCCGCGGGTAGGGGTGGTCCCACTTGTCGTCGGCGAGGCAGGCCGCGGTGTGCGGGGCGTTGCGCAGCGGGTTGTCGTCGGCGGGCCACTCCCCGGCCGCGACCCGGTCGATCTCGCCCTTGATCGAGATCATCGCCTGCACGAACCGCTCGATCTCCGGCAGGTCCTCGGACTCGGTGGGCTCGACCATCAGGGTCCCGGCGACCGGGAAGGACATGGTCGGGGCGTGGATGCCGTGGTCGATCAGGCGCTTGGCGACGTCGTCGACCGTCACGCCGGTGTCCTTGGTGATCGTCCGCAGGTCGAGGATGCACTCGTGGGCGACCGCGCCGTCGGTCCCCGAGTACAGCACCGGGTAGTGCTCCGCCAGCCGCTTCGCGACGTAGTTCGCGGCCGCGACGGCGGTCAACGTGGCCCGGCGCAGCCCGTCGAGACCCATCATCCGCAGGTAGGCCCAGGAGATCGGCAGGACGCCCGGGCTGCCGTAGCGCGCCGCGGAGACCGGCCCGACCTCGCCGCGACCCGGCAGGAACGGGACCAGGTGCTCGGCCACCGCGACCGGCCCGACACCCGGACCGCCGCCGCCGTGCGGGATGCAGAACGTCTTGTGCAGGTTCAGGTGGCTGACGTCGCCGCCGAAGGCGCCCGGCCGGGCCACCCCGACCAGCGCGTTGAGGTTCGCGCCGTCGACGTAGACCTGGCCGCCTGCCTCGTGCACGGCGCCGCAGACGTCGCGGACCTGCGCCTCGTAGACCCCGTGCGTCGACGGGTAGGTGATCATCAGTGCGGCCAGCCGGTCGCCGTGCTCGGCGATCTTCGACCGCAGGTCGGCGAGGTCGACGTCGCCCTGCGCGTCGGTCCCGACGACGACCACCCGCATCCCGGCCATGATCGCCGAGGCGGCGTTCGTACCGTGCGCGGACGCCGGGATCAGGCAGACGTCGCGCTCGTCGTCCCCCCGCGAGCGGTGGTAGGCGGCGATCGCGAGGAGCCCGGCGAGCTCGCCCTGGCTGCCCGCGTTCGGCTGCAGGGAGACGGCGGTGTACCCGGTCAGGTCGGCCAGCCAGCCCTCGAGCTGCGCGATCATCTCGCGGGACCCGGCGGTGTCGGCCTCCGGCGCGAACGGGTGCAGGTCCGAGAACTGCGGCCAGGTCACCGCCTCCATCTCGGCGGCGGCGTTGAGCTTCATCGTGCACGAGCCGAGCGGGATCATGGCGCGGTCGAGCGCCAGGTCGGCGTCGGCGAGGCGGCGCAGCCACCGCATCAGCGCGGTCTCCGACCGGAACTCGTGGAACGTCCGGTGCGTCAGGTACTCGCTGGTCCGCACCAGCCCACCGGGCACGGCGTCGGCGGTGGCCGCATCGAGGGCCGCGACGTCGCCGACGGTCACCCCGAACGCCTCCCACACCGCCTGCAGGTGGGCGACGGTGGTGATCTCCGAGGTGGACACACCCACCTCGTCGTCGGAGACCTGCCGGAGCGCGATGCCGGCGTCGTGCGCGGCGCCGACGACGGCCGTCGCCCGCCCGGGCACCCGGGCCAGCACCGTGTCGAAGAAGGCGTCGTGCACGATCTCCACGCCACCCTCGCGCAGCCCGCCGGCCAGCACCGCGGCCATCCGGTGCGTGCGGGTCGCGATCGAGCGGAGCCCCTCGGGGCCGTGGTAGACGCCGTAGCAGGCCGCCATCACCGCCAGCAGGACCTGCGCGGTGCAGATGTTCGACGTCGCCTTCTCACGGCGGATGTGCTGCTCGCGGGTCTGCAGCGCGAGGCGCAGCGCGTAGTTGCCGTCGGCGTCGCGGGACACGCCCACCAGGCGCCCCGGCAGCTGGCGCGCGTGCTTCTGCCCGACCGACAGGTACGCGGCGTGCGGTCCGCCGAACCCGAGCGGGACACCGAAGCGCTGGGTGGAGCCGACCGCGGCGTCCGCCCCGAACTCGCCGGGCGGGGTCAGCAGCGTCAGCGAGAGCAGGTCCGACGCGACGGCGACCAGCGCGCCCCGCTCGTGCGCCTCGGCGACCAGCGCGGACGGGTCCGCGACCCGCCCGGACGCCCCGGGGTACGACAGCAGCGCACCGAAGAACTCACCGTCGGGAAGGCCGCCGGTCAGGTCGGTGACGACGAGCTCGATGCCCAGCGGCTCGGCACGGGTGCGGAGCACGTCGAGGGTCTGCGGGAGGGTGTCGGCATCGACGACGAACCGCGGGCTCTTCGAGCGCCCGGCGCGCCGCAGCAGGGTCATCGCCTCGGCCGCCGCGGTCGCCTCGTCGAGCAGCGACGCCCCGGCGACCGGCAGGCCGGTCAGGTCGGACACCATCGTCTGGAACGCCAGCAGCGCCTCCAGCCGGCCCTGGCTGATCTCCGGCTGGTACGGCGTGTAGGCGGTGTACCAGGCGGGGTTCTCCAGCACGTTCCGGCGGATCACCGACGGTGTGCGGGTCCCGTGGTAGCCGAGCCCGATCATCGGGACGGTGACCGTGTTCCGGTCGGCCAGCTCCCGCAGCTCGGCGAGCATCCCGGCCTCGTTCTCCGGGGCCGGCAGCGAGGCGCCGACCGGCTCGGGGTCACGGATCGCGTCGGGCAGGGCCCGGCCGGCGAGAGCGTCGAGGGAGTCGACGCCGAGTGCCTCGAGCATCCGCGCCAGCTCGTCGGGGCGCGGGCCGATGTGGCGCTCGGCGAACGGCAACCCGTGCTCGAGCTCGGCGAGGGTCGGGCGGTCCTGCTGCGGGGTCGGGCTCACGGCGCCTCCGGGGTACTACTCGGTCAGGCCGGGGACAGGGCGGTCACGCCCCTCCCCCTCTGTCCGTACCCGCGGTGGCGGGCGCCTGAGAGATTCACCCGAGGCTTCGGGCTTTCCCCGTCGGCGGACGGACCTCCCCGTGGTGGCCCGTCGCTTTCCAGAGGCGTCTCGACCGTACGGTCCGTGTGCCTGAGAGATTCCGGGAAGGGATTTGCTCCTTCGGCGCCCGGCCTCCTGCACCGGGTCTCTCCCGCACGGCGTCAACGACTACCGGCAACAGGGTACCCGTCTTCTCCGTACTTTCACGGCGCCGGCGCCCGCCGGTGCTCGTCACACTTCCGTGCATGTCGAACACCAGCAGCGCGACCACCACGCCCGCGACCACCGCGGCCTTCCACATGCAGTCGGTCCTGTCCTTCGGCGTGTCGCTGGCCGCCGTCGTGATCGGGACCGTCTACCTGCCCGTCGACGGGTGGGTGAAGGCGTTCCTCGCGATCGCCGTCCTCTACGCGATCACGTCCGCGTTCACCCTCGCCAAGTGCGTGCGGGACCGCCAGGAGAGCCTGACCGTGGTCAACCGGGTAGACCAGGCGCGGATGGAGAAGCTCCTGTCCGAGCACGACCCGTTCCGCTCGGTGGCGTGACCCGGGGCCGTGCAGGACTCAGGAGATCGCGCGGCGGGACCGCCTGCGGGCGAGCTCGTCCTCCGGGGACTCGTCGACGGTGCCGCCGTCGGCGCGCTCCGCCGGGAAATCCTTGATCACACCGGTGATCTCGCGCATCGCACCGGAGACGGCGATGCCGAAGACGCCCTGGCCACCCTGGAGGAGATCGACGACCTCCTCCGGCGAGGTGCACTCGTAGACGGTCGTTCCGTCCGAGAACAGCGTGATGCCGGCCAGGTCCCGGATGCCCCGCCGGCGCAGGTGCTCCACGGCGATCCGGATGTTCTGGAGTGACACACCCGCGTCGAGCAGGCGCTTGACGATCTTCAGGACGAGGACGTCCTTGAAGGAGTACAGCCGCTGGCTGCCCGATCCGGCCGCACCTCTTATCGACGGCACGACCAGACCCGTGCGGGCCCAGTAGTCGAGCTGCCGGTAGGTGATCCCCACGACCTGGCACGCGGTCGGGCCGCGGAAGCCGACGAGGCTGTCGGGCACCCCGTCGAGCCCGTCACCGACGAGCGGGTCCGGGAACAGCTCTCCCTGTCCCGGCCCCTCGGGTGGTGGCGTCTGCACCGCGTGGTCTCCCTCGGTCGGCCGCACCGCGCTCCCCTCCGGTACCACATCACTCTGGGTGCCCGAGGAGTTCCACGGATGTCATCAGTAGTGATGACGGTAGGCCCGGCGGACGGGGTGGTCAACGCGGCTCGCCGACACGGGCGTACCGGACGGCGCGGGACCCACGTCCCTCGGCCGGACGGAGCACGGCCGGCGGTCGCCGGCCGCGCCGAACGGTCGCTCTCAGCCCGGCTGGGCGCCGCGGAAGTCCTCCGGCGAGACGGAGTCGAGGAACTCGCGGAACTTCTCGACCTCGTCCTCCTGCTCGTCCGGGATGACGAGCCCGGCCTCGGCGAGGACGCTCTCGTCGGCGTGCACCGGGACCCCGGTGCGCAGCGCCAGCGCGATCGAGTCACTCGGTCGTGCGGAGACGGTCACGCCGCCGTCGAAGATCAGCTCGGCGTAGAAGGTGCCCTCCTGGAGGTCCGTCACCCGGACCTGCTCCAGCCGACGGCCGAGCGCACCGATCACGTCCTTGAGGAGATCGTGGGTGAGCGGCCGCGCCGGCTTCACGCCCTGCTGCTCCAGGGCTATCGCCGTCGCCTCCACGGACCCGATCCAGATCGGGAGGTAACGGTCCCCGTTGGTCTCCCGCAGCAGCAGGATCGGCTGGTTCGCCGGGAGTTCGACCCGGACGCCCACGACGCGCATCTCGCTCATCAGCCCGCCTCCCCGGCCCTTGCGGGCCTGTCGGCCGGCCCGGGTGTACCCGCCACCCCGGCCGCCCGGATCGCCTTGCTCGCCCTGGTCCGTGTGGTCACTTCCGCTCCCACCACCGACACGCTCCGACGCTACACGGGCGGGGCCGTCCACGCCCGCCTCCGGACGGGGTGTGACGACGTCCTTTCGACGATCGTCACACGGCCGTCGCGCGCGGCGTGTCGGCTCGACATCCGCCCGCCCGCACGTCGTGCGGGATCAGCCCTGGCCGGGCTCGCGCGGACCGGTCAGGAAGACCAGCCGGAACTTGCCGATCTGCACCTCGTCGCCGTTCGCGAGCACGGCCGTGTCGACCGGCTCGCGGTTGACGTAGGTGCCGTTGAGGCTGCCGACGTCGACGACGACGAACTCGCCGGCGTCACGGCGGAACTCCGCGTGCCGCCGGGAGACGGTCACGTCGTCGAGGAAGATGTCGCTGTCCGGGTGCCGGCCCGCGCTCGTGGTCGGCACGTCGAGCAGGAAGCGCGAACCGGCGTTCGGGCCGCGCCGGACGACGAGCAACGCCGACCCGGCGGGCAGACCGTCGACACCGGAGACGGCCGGCTCCGCGCTCGGCTGCTCCACGTCGGCGAGGAAGTCAGCCCGGAACACCGACGTGGTCTCCGGTGCGCGCTCCGGTGGCACGTCGCGCGGGTCGTTCGTGGTCACGTCGGGGTCTCCTCCTGTAGGAAACGGGTCCCGGACGTGGTCCGGGCGATGATCAGCGGCGTTGTCAGGGGATTCGAAACTACCGGTCCGGCAGGCACGGCGGAACGGGTCAGGAACCGTCTGCCAGCTGCCGGTAGGCCTCCGCGTCGAGCAGCCCCTCGGGCAGCCCGCCGTCGGCCAGGCGCACGTCCACCAGCCACCCGTCGCCGTAGGGGCCCGAGTTGACCAGCTCCGGGGCGCCCTCGAGCGACTCGTTGACGGCCACCACCTCGCCGGCCACCGGCGCGTAGATGTCCGACACCGACTTGGTCGACTCGACCTCGCCCATGGTGTCGCCCGCGGTCACGGTCTCGCCCACCGTGGGCAGCTGGACGAACACGACGTCGCCGAGCTGGGACTGGGCATGGTCGGTGATACCGATCCGGACCACCCCGTCCCCGGTCTCACGTACCCACTCGTGGGCTTCGGTGTAGGTCAGGTCCGACGGAATCTCCGAGCTCACGCGGCGAGCCTAGCCCCCCGCGCCGCCGTGATCGAACCGGGTGCGCGCAGCGGGACCGGCCGGCGACGGGCGGCGCATCGCCAGCACGAACTGCGCGAGGTAGAGGACCCCGGTCCAGAGGTAGAGCGCGACGCCCCAGATCGCGAAGGCGTGCGCGATCACGGCCACGACGGACTCCGCGGGGGTCGGCCCGTCGCCGAGCAGCAGCAGCGGGAAGGCGTAGAGGAGCACGAACGTCGCCGCCTTGCCGAGGTAGACGACCTCGAACGGCGCCCACCCGCGGCGGCGCATCACGAGCACGCAGGCGGCGAGCACGACGTCGCGCGCCACCAGCGCGGCCACCACCCACCACGGGACGAGCCCGCGGATCGCCAGCCCCACCAGAGCGGCCAGGATGTAGAGGCGGTCGACCGCCGGGTCGAGCATCGCGCCGAGCCGGCTGTACTGGTCCAGGACCCGCGCGAGCTTGCCGTCGAGCCAGTCGGTGAAGCCGCCGATCGCCAGCACGGTGACGGCCCAGACGTCGGCCTCCGGGCCGAGCATCAGCCAGAGGAACAGCGGGACGCCGAGCAGGCGCAGCACGCTGAGCGCGTTCGGGACGGTCCACAGCCGGTCGTCGGCGGTGGGCGGGCCCGCGACCTCGTGGACCGAGTCCCGGACGGTGACGCGCACCGTGTCGCGCGCCTCCCGCACCGTCTCGCGGGCGTTCCGCCGCACGGCTGCGGCCCTGCCCGTGTCCGACTCCCCGCCCACGTGGTCAGCCTAGACGCCCCTCCGCGCTGTACCGGAGCGGACGGTGGGGTGAGGATGGAGGGCGTGACGGACTCGAACACCACATCGCTGAAGGACATCCAGGCCCCGCTGAAGCAGCAGTACCGCGACGACCCCGAGGCCGCCGTCGTGACGCTGAAGGCGGACGGCGAGCTGGGCGCCGGCGTCTCCTGCAAGGTGACGACCGGGCAGGCGCTCGCCGAGGCCGGCCTGCACCCGGCCACCGGTGGCGACGGCACGCAGCTGTGCTCCGGCGACATGCTCCTCGAGGCGCTCGTCGCCTGCTCCGGCGTCACCCTCCAGGCGGTCGCGACCGCGCTGGAGCTGGACGTGACGGGCTCGGTGCGGGCCGAGGGCGACCTCGACTTCCGCGGCACGCTCGGCGTCGTCAAGGACGCGCCCGTCGGGTTCCGCGACATCCGGCTGACCTTCGACATCGACGCGCCGGGGGCCGACGACGAGAAGATCGCCACCCTGATCAAGCTCACCGAGCGGTACTGCGTGGTGCTGCAGACGATCAAGGGCAGCGCCACGACCTCGGTGGACGTCACCAGCAGGTCCTGAGCGCCCGTACCCGGGACACCGCCGCTCGTCCGTCCGGAGCACCGGCGCGCGGCGAACGGACACGGGCGGCCCGCCACGATCACGGCTCACCGCCGGTGGCGGGCCGCTCGGCGCGCTTCACCGTCGGTTCGGCGCCCGGCACTCTCCGGGGTCTGCGGGCTCCTGTTCGGACGTCCGTACGGTGGTCGCGTCCAGGGACGACGTGACTGGGCGTGCCCGCGTCACCCGCGCGCGCACGTCACGGCAGGTGAATCGTGATCAAGCTTGCGGACGATCTCTCGTCCGGCGATCACGTGTGTGCGGTCCCGGACAGCCTCGAGCACCTCGGCGAGATCCGGGCCGGGTTCGTGGCGCACGGCCTCGACCTCGGTGAGCGGGTCCTCTACTTCGACGACGACGGCGCCGCGGACACCCTGCTGCGCAGGCTGTCCGAGGACGGCGTCGACGTCGAGGAGCCGTTGCGCCGGGGCCAGCTCCTGATCCTGCCGGAGGAGAACACCCGGCAGACCTTCCGCACGCCGCTCCCCGACATCCACGCCGGCGTCTCCGGCCAGGTCGAGGAGTCGCTGCGCGACGGCTGGCACGGCACCCGCCTCACCGGCCAGATGCACGCGTCCATCGCGGCGGGGGCGTCGGCGACGCTGCCCGAGTACGACGGGCTGCTGGCGCGGCTGGTCCGGGAGAGCTCGGGCTCCCTCACCGCGCTGTGCACCTACGACCACGAGCACTTCCCGGACGAGCAGATCGACATCATGCGCGCCCTGCACCGGGACCACCTGGCGGTGACCGGCGCCTACGACGACGGGCTGCTGCGGATCGTGCGCCTCGGCGTCGGGCACGCCCGGCTGGCCGGCGAGATCGACCACAGCAACCGTCCGAAGATCACCGCGCTGCTGCACCAGTCGCTGGACGCCGTGCTGCGCTCCCCCGACGCCCCCACCGACATCGGGCTGGACATGGCCTCGGTCCGCTTCGTCGACGTCGCGTCGGCGGTGGCGTTCGTGCACGCCGCCGAGAGCTTCCCCGCCACCCACCGGCTCGTCCTGCACCGGGTCCGCCCGCGGGTCGAGCGGGTCCTGGAGCGCTGCGGGGCGGCC
Proteins encoded in this window:
- the gcvP gene encoding aminomethyl-transferring glycine dehydrogenase; the protein is MSPTPQQDRPTLAELEHGLPFAERHIGPRPDELARMLEALGVDSLDALAGRALPDAIRDPEPVGASLPAPENEAGMLAELRELADRNTVTVPMIGLGYHGTRTPSVIRRNVLENPAWYTAYTPYQPEISQGRLEALLAFQTMVSDLTGLPVAGASLLDEATAAAEAMTLLRRAGRSKSPRFVVDADTLPQTLDVLRTRAEPLGIELVVTDLTGGLPDGEFFGALLSYPGASGRVADPSALVAEAHERGALVAVASDLLSLTLLTPPGEFGADAAVGSTQRFGVPLGFGGPHAAYLSVGQKHARQLPGRLVGVSRDADGNYALRLALQTREQHIRREKATSNICTAQVLLAVMAACYGVYHGPEGLRSIATRTHRMAAVLAGGLREGGVEIVHDAFFDTVLARVPGRATAVVGAAHDAGIALRQVSDDEVGVSTSEITTVAHLQAVWEAFGVTVGDVAALDAATADAVPGGLVRTSEYLTHRTFHEFRSETALMRWLRRLADADLALDRAMIPLGSCTMKLNAAAEMEAVTWPQFSDLHPFAPEADTAGSREMIAQLEGWLADLTGYTAVSLQPNAGSQGELAGLLAIAAYHRSRGDDERDVCLIPASAHGTNAASAIMAGMRVVVVGTDAQGDVDLADLRSKIAEHGDRLAALMITYPSTHGVYEAQVRDVCGAVHEAGGQVYVDGANLNALVGVARPGAFGGDVSHLNLHKTFCIPHGGGGPGVGPVAVAEHLVPFLPGRGEVGPVSAARYGSPGVLPISWAYLRMMGLDGLRRATLTAVAAANYVAKRLAEHYPVLYSGTDGAVAHECILDLRTITKDTGVTVDDVAKRLIDHGIHAPTMSFPVAGTLMVEPTESEDLPEIERFVQAMISIKGEIDRVAAGEWPADDNPLRNAPHTAACLADDKWDHPYPRELAAYPAGQTPGVHDRKVWPPVRRIDGAHGDRNLVCSCPPPEAFA
- a CDS encoding bifunctional nuclease family protein — protein: MSEMRVVGVRVELPANQPILLLRETNGDRYLPIWIGSVEATAIALEQQGVKPARPLTHDLLKDVIGALGRRLEQVRVTDLQEGTFYAELIFDGGVTVSARPSDSIALALRTGVPVHADESVLAEAGLVIPDEQEDEVEKFREFLDSVSPEDFRGAQPG
- a CDS encoding OsmC family protein; the protein is MEGVTDSNTTSLKDIQAPLKQQYRDDPEAAVVTLKADGELGAGVSCKVTTGQALAEAGLHPATGGDGTQLCSGDMLLEALVACSGVTLQAVATALELDVTGSVRAEGDLDFRGTLGVVKDAPVGFRDIRLTFDIDAPGADDEKIATLIKLTERYCVVLQTIKGSATTSVDVTSRS
- a CDS encoding MEDS domain-containing protein, with amino-acid sequence MIKLADDLSSGDHVCAVPDSLEHLGEIRAGFVAHGLDLGERVLYFDDDGAADTLLRRLSEDGVDVEEPLRRGQLLILPEENTRQTFRTPLPDIHAGVSGQVEESLRDGWHGTRLTGQMHASIAAGASATLPEYDGLLARLVRESSGSLTALCTYDHEHFPDEQIDIMRALHRDHLAVTGAYDDGLLRIVRLGVGHARLAGEIDHSNRPKITALLHQSLDAVLRSPDAPTDIGLDMASVRFVDVASAVAFVHAAESFPATHRLVLHRVRPRVERVLERCGAAFSPQLALDDEPPKVVPVLPDR
- the garA gene encoding glycogen accumulation regulator GarA — its product is MTTNDPRDVPPERAPETTSVFRADFLADVEQPSAEPAVSGVDGLPAGSALLVVRRGPNAGSRFLLDVPTTSAGRHPDSDIFLDDVTVSRRHAEFRRDAGEFVVVDVGSLNGTYVNREPVDTAVLANGDEVQIGKFRLVFLTGPREPGQG
- the gcvH gene encoding glycine cleavage system protein GcvH is translated as MSSEIPSDLTYTEAHEWVRETGDGVVRIGITDHAQSQLGDVVFVQLPTVGETVTAGDTMGEVESTKSVSDIYAPVAGEVVAVNESLEGAPELVNSGPYGDGWLVDVRLADGGLPEGLLDAEAYRQLADGS
- a CDS encoding MerR family transcriptional regulator yields the protein MQTPPPEGPGQGELFPDPLVGDGLDGVPDSLVGFRGPTACQVVGITYRQLDYWARTGLVVPSIRGAAGSGSQRLYSFKDVLVLKIVKRLLDAGVSLQNIRIAVEHLRRRGIRDLAGITLFSDGTTVYECTSPEEVVDLLQGGQGVFGIAVSGAMREITGVIKDFPAERADGGTVDESPEDELARRRSRRAIS
- a CDS encoding CDP-alcohol phosphatidyltransferase family protein codes for the protein MGGESDTGRAAAVRRNARETVREARDTVRVTVRDSVHEVAGPPTADDRLWTVPNALSVLRLLGVPLFLWLMLGPEADVWAVTVLAIGGFTDWLDGKLARVLDQYSRLGAMLDPAVDRLYILAALVGLAIRGLVPWWVVAALVARDVVLAACVLVMRRRGWAPFEVVYLGKAATFVLLYAFPLLLLGDGPTPAESVVAVIAHAFAIWGVALYLWTGVLYLAQFVLAMRRPSPAGPAARTRFDHGGAGG
- a CDS encoding YiaA/YiaB family inner membrane protein → MSNTSSATTTPATTAAFHMQSVLSFGVSLAAVVIGTVYLPVDGWVKAFLAIAVLYAITSAFTLAKCVRDRQESLTVVNRVDQARMEKLLSEHDPFRSVA